Proteins encoded together in one Methanobacterium bryantii window:
- a CDS encoding methanogenesis marker 6 protein codes for MSQENSENSKVTRMIVLGPSAQINQAELVQKIHMMELPLTIKSTCYGAIIHGDEPVVKEAVTKIRELDPCNIFTKDRGFPPGDTRRCRAKRGAAREGFHQLEKEYELLDCLREALENPREVHVEKPKKISPDEFKKLIEESEKPRKP; via the coding sequence ATGTCTCAAGAAAACTCTGAAAATTCTAAAGTTACTCGCATGATAGTACTGGGACCATCTGCACAAATAAATCAGGCAGAACTGGTTCAAAAAATACACATGATGGAACTTCCACTTACCATTAAATCAACATGTTATGGAGCTATAATACACGGGGACGAACCTGTTGTAAAAGAAGCTGTAACTAAAATAAGAGAATTAGATCCATGTAATATATTTACAAAAGATAGAGGATTTCCCCCAGGAGATACAAGGCGTTGCAGGGCCAAAAGAGGGGCAGCAAGAGAAGGTTTCCATCAGCTCGAAAAAGAATATGAACTGCTGGACTGCTTAAGGGAAGCACTTGAAAATCCACGGGAAGTCCACGTGGAAAAACCAAAGAAAATTTCGCCTGATGAATTCAAAAAGCTCATAGAAGAAAGTGAAAAGCCTCGAAAACCATAG
- a CDS encoding methanogenesis marker 5 protein: MKIAIFPPNSLILSDLVERRGHEPLSLMKEVRKKVTDVEIDSPPLNITEAEPIKGLKYAAIEVPSGVRGRMAIFGPLIDEAEAAIIMQEAPYGFGCIGCARTNELSMYYLRKKDIPILELQYPTTREEAIEMVNKINTFLDSLEEKNG; this comes from the coding sequence TTGAAAATAGCTATATTCCCTCCAAATTCATTAATTTTATCGGATTTAGTTGAACGACGAGGACACGAACCACTTTCACTAATGAAAGAAGTAAGAAAAAAAGTTACAGATGTGGAGATAGATTCACCTCCACTTAACATAACTGAAGCAGAACCAATAAAAGGACTTAAATATGCAGCTATTGAAGTACCATCAGGAGTAAGGGGCAGAATGGCCATATTTGGGCCTTTAATAGATGAAGCAGAAGCTGCAATAATCATGCAGGAAGCTCCTTATGGATTTGGTTGTATAGGCTGCGCCAGAACTAATGAACTTTCCATGTACTATCTAAGAAAGAAGGACATCCCTATACTCGAACTTCAATATCCAACTACAAGAGAAGAAGCCATAGAAATGGTAAACAAGATTAACACTTTTTTAGACTCACTGGAGGAAAAAAATGGTTAA
- the dph5 gene encoding diphthine synthase: protein MLYFIGLGLYDEKDISLKGIEALRKADVVYAEFYTANLFGTTLDALKFMIGKDIVVLKRSEVEEENIILESAKDKNVGFLTAGDPLIATTHTDLMIEAKKRNIETTVIHASSILSAAPGLAGLQAYKFGKVTTVPFPDKNFFPHSPYTAIKANIEFNAHTLVLLDIRADENRYMTVNEGLEYLLKVEEERKEGAITEDTIAVGIARAGSDKPFVRADKIKNLIKEDFGGPLHCMIIPGDLHFMEAEYLVKICGAPEEILEDQ, encoded by the coding sequence ATGCTTTATTTTATTGGTTTAGGACTTTATGATGAAAAAGACATTTCATTAAAAGGAATTGAAGCTTTGAGGAAAGCTGATGTTGTATATGCTGAATTTTACACTGCAAATCTTTTTGGAACAACATTAGATGCATTAAAATTCATGATAGGAAAAGATATAGTTGTTTTGAAGCGAAGTGAAGTTGAAGAAGAAAATATCATTTTAGAATCTGCAAAAGATAAAAATGTTGGGTTTTTAACTGCAGGAGATCCCCTAATTGCAACTACACACACCGATTTGATGATTGAAGCTAAAAAAAGAAACATTGAAACCACAGTCATTCATGCATCTTCCATTTTATCTGCTGCTCCAGGGCTTGCAGGACTCCAAGCTTATAAATTTGGAAAAGTCACCACCGTACCATTTCCAGATAAAAACTTTTTCCCTCATTCACCGTATACTGCTATAAAAGCCAATATAGAATTTAATGCCCATACACTGGTACTTTTAGATATCAGGGCTGATGAAAACAGATATATGACTGTAAATGAAGGTTTAGAATATCTCTTAAAAGTTGAAGAAGAAAGAAAAGAAGGAGCTATAACCGAAGATACTATAGCAGTAGGAATTGCAAGGGCTGGTTCAGACAAACCATTTGTACGTGCAGATAAAATTAAAAATTTAATTAAAGAGGACTTCGGCGGGCCGCTCCACTGTATGATTATACCTGGAGACCTTCATTTTATGGAAGCAGAGTATTTGGTAAAGATCTGCGGGGCACCTGAAGAGATTCTTGAGGATCAGTGA
- a CDS encoding DNA adenine methylase: protein MRNDDAFGAKPFLKWAGGKTQLLDEFDKRLPLKIKDSKVIERYIEPFIGGGAMFFFLKRKYNIKKSFLFDINHELIIAYKVIQEDYKALIDRLSEIKYKHLQKSEDMRKEYYYQIRDRYNRQIENFNYSSFNDEWIERTAYLIFLNKTCFNGLFRHNKKGEFNVPFGRYKNPSIYDEENIIKVNKALKDTEIFCGDFTSSSEYIQKGSFVYLDPPYRPLNRTSSFTSYSKDGFFDEDQVRLSMFFEQKDKLGAYLMLSNSDPKNKDINDHFFDELYKNYNINRIPAKRHINSDASKRGKINELVITNYII, encoded by the coding sequence ATGCGAAATGATGATGCTTTTGGTGCAAAACCATTTTTAAAGTGGGCTGGTGGGAAAACACAGCTACTTGATGAATTTGATAAAAGATTACCCCTAAAAATAAAGGACAGTAAAGTCATTGAAAGATACATTGAACCTTTTATTGGTGGAGGAGCTATGTTCTTCTTTTTAAAGAGAAAATATAATATAAAGAAATCATTTCTTTTTGATATTAATCATGAATTAATAATAGCATATAAAGTTATACAGGAAGATTATAAAGCATTAATAGATAGATTAAGTGAAATCAAGTACAAACACCTTCAAAAATCAGAGGACATGCGAAAGGAATACTACTACCAGATTAGAGACAGGTACAACCGACAAATTGAAAACTTTAACTACAGCAGTTTCAATGATGAATGGATTGAAAGAACTGCTTATCTAATATTTTTAAATAAAACATGCTTTAACGGTCTTTTCCGTCATAATAAAAAAGGAGAATTTAATGTTCCATTTGGACGTTATAAAAATCCAAGTATCTATGATGAAGAAAATATTATCAAAGTAAATAAAGCTTTAAAGGATACTGAAATCTTCTGTGGAGATTTTACAAGTTCCAGCGAGTATATACAGAAAGGTAGTTTCGTGTATCTTGATCCACCTTATCGTCCGCTAAATAGAACATCAAGCTTCACAAGTTATTCTAAAGACGGCTTTTTTGATGAAGATCAGGTCAGATTATCAATGTTTTTTGAGCAAAAGGATAAACTGGGAGCATACTTAATGCTCAGCAATTCAGACCCTAAAAACAAGGACATTAATGACCATTTCTTTGATGAACTCTACAAAAATTACAATATTAACAGAATTCCAGCAAAAAGACACATAAACTCTGATGCCTCAAAAAGAGGAAAAATTAATGAATTGGTTATTACAAATTACATTATTTAA
- a CDS encoding PadR family transcriptional regulator has product MANTDLIILGMIYLVPSHGYQLKKNIKESFGNPYFKLNNNVLYPTLAKFEQKGFIEGKTVAGGNTNKKVYHITEKGREKLLEMVAEPVEPDIDGFDFSVHAVFFDLIPKESRVKIIKPLYESKLQMYKESLEKKEKYGTNILPISFAVLEYGIKGLERDLEFYKKLMEME; this is encoded by the coding sequence ATGGCAAATACAGACCTTATTATTCTGGGTATGATTTACCTCGTACCAAGCCATGGATATCAGCTTAAAAAGAATATCAAAGAATCTTTCGGGAATCCCTACTTTAAGCTGAATAACAATGTCTTGTATCCTACTCTTGCAAAATTTGAGCAAAAAGGCTTTATTGAGGGAAAAACAGTTGCTGGCGGAAATACCAACAAAAAAGTGTACCATATCACAGAAAAAGGTAGAGAAAAGTTGCTTGAAATGGTAGCCGAACCTGTTGAACCCGATATTGACGGTTTTGATTTCAGCGTACATGCAGTGTTTTTTGACCTCATACCCAAAGAAAGCCGTGTGAAAATAATCAAACCGCTTTATGAAAGTAAATTGCAGATGTACAAAGAGTCTCTTGAAAAAAAGGAAAAATACGGTACCAATATACTGCCTATTTCCTTTGCAGTCCTGGAATATGGTATTAAAGGGTTAGAAAGAGATCTTGAGTTTTATAAAAAATTAATGGAGATGGAATAG
- a CDS encoding HAAS signaling domain-containing protein yields the protein MYNNLIKEYINKVTKDMGSNQRKEVSKELETHILDSAEALAVEKNVDIDEAIIHEVITRMGSPEEVAAMYSPEKTFSDKVVDQLKEIWRITVHFIIIVTIVWIVLFIAFWIYFGRTDYIEFNMFTLLIMIIIYLVIIAFHMVKKLKIFSQH from the coding sequence ATGTACAATAACCTTATCAAGGAATATATAAACAAAGTAACGAAGGATATGGGCTCAAATCAGCGGAAAGAAGTTTCTAAAGAATTAGAAACACATATTTTAGACAGCGCTGAAGCTCTTGCTGTCGAAAAAAATGTTGATATTGATGAAGCTATCATTCATGAAGTTATCACCAGGATGGGATCTCCAGAAGAAGTCGCAGCTATGTATTCCCCCGAAAAAACTTTTTCAGATAAAGTAGTTGACCAATTAAAGGAGATATGGAGAATAACAGTCCATTTCATCATAATAGTCACAATTGTCTGGATTGTATTGTTCATTGCATTCTGGATATACTTCGGCCGTACAGATTATATCGAGTTCAATATGTTCACTTTACTCATAATGATTATCATTTACCTCGTTATAATTGCCTTTCACATGGTCAAAAAGCTTAAAATTTTTTCACAGCACTAA
- a CDS encoding methanogenesis marker 17 protein: MIVESYDENGAKVYEMVIRQTLQDLQVSRAIRDMKVFADPREPVFIIVVEYEKAASPITIDDLAEYEYKKDENNLYIRVKDETYLPELLQKLWEIEGRENIQQPSRYEIIISNPKAKVEGIIIHDPQEDLKKKVYDAIFRIIPEGFRVIDHLSEGNVIAMVCSDEIIKDEWIKKRDEMIKKLK; the protein is encoded by the coding sequence ATGATAGTTGAATCTTACGATGAAAACGGTGCAAAAGTCTATGAAATGGTTATAAGACAAACATTACAAGATCTCCAGGTTTCAAGAGCAATTAGAGATATGAAAGTGTTCGCAGACCCAAGAGAGCCTGTATTTATCATTGTAGTTGAATATGAAAAAGCTGCATCTCCCATTACGATTGACGATCTTGCAGAGTATGAATATAAAAAAGATGAAAACAACTTATACATAAGGGTTAAAGATGAAACTTACCTTCCAGAGTTACTTCAAAAATTGTGGGAAATTGAAGGAAGGGAAAATATACAACAGCCCAGCAGATATGAGATTATAATAAGCAATCCTAAAGCCAAAGTGGAAGGAATTATTATCCACGACCCCCAAGAGGACTTAAAAAAGAAGGTATATGATGCCATATTCAGAATAATACCTGAAGGCTTTAGGGTTATAGACCATTTATCAGAAGGTAATGTTATTGCAATGGTCTGTTCTGATGAAATTATTAAAGACGAATGGATCAAAAAGCGAGATGAGATGATTAAAAAACTTAAGTAA
- a CDS encoding PadR family transcriptional regulator has protein sequence MDKVLEKFETEIRRGIMQVAVVCLLDEEKYGYEIIKSLKEVGLNVEEGTLYPLLRRLEKDELLSSRWETSGPRPRKYYMVTEYGKEIRTKWLNSFNAIRAVIERLKENIQDNEKSGLYNV, from the coding sequence ATGGACAAAGTCCTTGAAAAATTCGAGACTGAAATAAGACGAGGGATAATGCAGGTAGCCGTGGTCTGTCTTCTGGATGAAGAGAAATACGGCTATGAAATAATCAAAAGTCTCAAGGAAGTAGGATTGAATGTTGAAGAAGGCACATTATATCCACTTCTTAGACGTCTCGAAAAGGATGAACTACTTTCTAGCCGCTGGGAAACCAGCGGACCAAGGCCGCGGAAATATTACATGGTAACTGAATACGGAAAGGAAATTAGAACAAAATGGTTGAATTCGTTTAATGCAATTCGTGCCGTCATTGAACGACTTAAAGAGAATATTCAAGATAATGAAAAGAGTGGATTATACAATGTGTAA
- a CDS encoding radical SAM protein: MKESKFAHITKVHPCFNEKMHDKVGRIHVPIAPKCNIQCNFCTRDINKCEVRPGVASRVMTVDDAIEHVRKVTGEMPISVVGVAGPGDALFNDETFEFFKRVGEEFPELIKCMSTNGLLLPDKADLIAELGINSVTVTVNAVDPEIGKEIYSGVFYDGKMYKGEEAFKILSKNQLEGIEKLAKKDVVVKVNAVLIPGLNDEHIIDIAKEVKKRGASLMNVIPLIPLNKFKDYEKPGCAQISQVRDAVEEIIPVFRACTQCRADAYGVPGKEDKHLDMTPASHY, translated from the coding sequence ATGAAAGAAAGTAAGTTTGCCCATATAACAAAAGTGCACCCCTGCTTTAATGAAAAAATGCACGATAAAGTTGGAAGAATCCACGTTCCAATTGCACCAAAATGTAATATTCAATGTAATTTCTGTACAAGGGACATCAACAAATGTGAAGTCCGTCCAGGAGTTGCTTCAAGAGTCATGACTGTTGATGATGCAATAGAACATGTCAGGAAAGTTACAGGTGAGATGCCAATTTCTGTGGTGGGTGTTGCAGGCCCTGGAGATGCCCTATTTAACGATGAAACATTTGAATTCTTTAAACGTGTAGGCGAGGAGTTTCCTGAACTTATAAAATGTATGAGTACAAACGGACTTCTTTTACCAGATAAAGCCGATTTAATTGCTGAATTAGGTATAAATTCAGTGACAGTCACCGTAAATGCAGTTGATCCTGAAATAGGAAAAGAAATTTACAGCGGAGTTTTCTATGATGGTAAAATGTACAAGGGAGAAGAAGCATTTAAAATACTCTCCAAAAACCAGCTTGAAGGCATAGAAAAACTTGCAAAAAAAGATGTAGTGGTAAAGGTTAACGCTGTACTGATTCCAGGATTAAACGACGAGCATATAATTGATATTGCAAAGGAAGTCAAAAAGCGAGGGGCTTCTTTAATGAATGTAATTCCTCTTATACCACTTAACAAATTCAAAGATTATGAAAAACCAGGATGCGCACAAATAAGCCAGGTAAGAGATGCTGTTGAAGAAATAATACCTGTATTTAGAGCATGTACCCAATGTAGAGCAGATGCATACGGAGTTCCTGGTAAAGAAGACAAACACCTGGATATGACTCCAGCAAGCCACTATTAA
- the mtnA gene encoding S-methyl-5-thioribose-1-phosphate isomerase encodes MKTMFWENNQLVLIDQTKLPHELVYYHCKTYKDVIHAIKTMKVRGAPAIGVAAAFGMALAELEGVDLQKAGEEIKAARPTAVNLFWAVDRVLKSDNALEEALKMYDEDIETNKAIGKHGAEVIDDGDTILTHCNAGALACVDYGTALGVIRAAFEEGKKIKVICDETRPFCQGAKLSVFEMQQENIPVKLIVDNAAARMMQTGKVNKVVVGADRVAKGGIANKIGTLMVALAAKRFDVPFYVAAPKSTFDFENSIYDTKIEERDPNEVLYFGECRVAPEGTEVENPSFDIVPGDLITGIITEEGILEPF; translated from the coding sequence ATGAAAACAATGTTCTGGGAAAATAATCAACTTGTACTCATTGATCAAACAAAATTACCTCATGAACTGGTTTATTACCACTGCAAAACTTATAAAGATGTAATTCACGCTATTAAAACCATGAAAGTACGCGGTGCCCCTGCAATAGGAGTTGCTGCAGCCTTTGGAATGGCACTTGCAGAACTGGAAGGTGTTGACCTCCAAAAAGCGGGAGAAGAAATCAAAGCTGCGCGTCCAACAGCAGTAAATCTTTTCTGGGCAGTTGACAGAGTACTTAAATCAGATAATGCACTTGAAGAAGCTTTAAAAATGTACGATGAAGACATCGAAACAAATAAAGCCATTGGAAAACACGGCGCAGAAGTAATAGATGATGGAGACACCATTTTAACCCATTGTAATGCAGGGGCTCTTGCCTGTGTAGATTATGGGACTGCTTTAGGAGTTATAAGGGCTGCATTTGAAGAAGGCAAAAAAATTAAGGTTATATGTGACGAAACAAGGCCTTTCTGCCAGGGCGCAAAGTTAAGCGTCTTTGAGATGCAGCAGGAAAATATTCCGGTGAAGTTGATCGTGGACAACGCCGCTGCACGGATGATGCAGACAGGAAAAGTAAATAAAGTAGTTGTTGGTGCAGATAGAGTTGCTAAAGGAGGAATAGCCAATAAAATAGGTACTTTGATGGTTGCTCTTGCTGCAAAACGGTTTGATGTGCCATTTTATGTTGCAGCCCCTAAAAGTACATTCGACTTTGAAAATTCAATATATGATACTAAAATAGAAGAAAGAGACCCTAATGAAGTCCTTTACTTTGGGGAATGTAGAGTTGCACCTGAAGGAACTGAAGTTGAAAATCCTTCATTTGATATTGTGCCCGGTGACTTGATTACAGGCATAATTACTGAAGAAGGGATTTTAGAGCCTTTTTAA
- a CDS encoding ABC transporter ATP-binding protein, protein MDEYVIEAQNLTKKYGDFLAVDNLNLKIKKGEVFGFLGPNGAGKTTSISMMVGLLRPSSGKVLINDKEVEKIDKGTIGICPQELVLWENLTCYESLKLMGDMYEIPKDKLDQRIKTLLKDLFLTDKADTVVSNLSGGMKRRLNLALAVIHQPEIVLLDEPSEGLDPQSRRVLWNYIRSLRDDEGKTVILTTHLMDEADRLSDRVAIIDHGQLLKLDTPKNLKKEVGEGDIVEMTLSNPNNRDVIKYLENLEDIISVAELDGKINLRAFDAVGKLPKIIGALEESNINIDDLAIRQNTLEDVFIELTGTGLRE, encoded by the coding sequence ATGGATGAATATGTAATAGAGGCTCAAAATCTTACCAAAAAATATGGTGATTTTTTAGCTGTAGATAATTTAAATTTAAAAATAAAAAAAGGAGAAGTCTTTGGTTTTTTAGGTCCAAATGGGGCAGGAAAGACGACTTCAATTAGTATGATGGTAGGGCTGCTGCGCCCTTCCAGCGGTAAAGTTCTGATCAACGATAAAGAAGTAGAAAAGATTGATAAAGGGACCATTGGCATATGTCCACAGGAACTTGTTCTCTGGGAAAATCTTACATGCTACGAAAGCCTTAAACTTATGGGAGATATGTATGAGATACCCAAAGATAAACTGGATCAAAGGATAAAAACTCTTTTAAAAGATCTTTTCCTTACAGATAAAGCTGACACAGTAGTTTCTAACCTTTCAGGAGGTATGAAACGTCGTTTAAATCTTGCACTTGCTGTAATTCACCAGCCAGAAATAGTACTTTTAGACGAACCCTCAGAAGGTCTTGATCCTCAGTCACGTCGTGTATTATGGAATTACATCCGATCACTTCGGGATGATGAAGGTAAAACCGTTATTTTAACAACACACCTTATGGATGAAGCAGACAGGTTAAGCGATCGAGTTGCTATAATTGACCACGGCCAGCTGCTTAAATTAGATACCCCCAAAAATCTCAAAAAAGAGGTAGGAGAAGGAGATATTGTTGAAATGACCCTTTCTAACCCGAATAATAGAGATGTCATAAAGTATCTTGAAAACCTAGAGGATATCATATCTGTCGCGGAGTTAGACGGGAAGATTAATTTAAGAGCATTTGATGCTGTAGGAAAACTTCCAAAGATTATTGGAGCTCTTGAAGAATCTAATATTAACATAGATGATCTTGCTATACGACAAAACACTTTAGAAGATGTTTTCATCGAGTTAACAGGGACAGGGCTCAGGGAGTGA
- a CDS encoding methanogenesis marker 15 protein, producing MVKIAQLSCGTEYSGIQKEIEKAAATFDAEIVIPEADLDYIDEAYEKFGFAAASSGIKLMIARAMSLVEGKSTADAVFIATCFRCAEGALVRNELRRLIQENTNLPVVTYSFTEKTKADELFIRMEALTTIVARKSLLAREKQNGLTIGIDSGSTTTKVTLMENNKIIGTGWLPTTDVIQSAEDGMKSAFEGTGYKLDDVDGMGVTGYGRLTIGKHYNAALIQEELSVNSKGAVYLADSQKGEATVLDIGGMDNKVITVNNGIPDNFTMGGICAGASGRFLEITSRRLGVDISELGALALKGNYKNVLLNSYCMVFGIQDLVTSLAAGGTKEDVAAAACYSVAEQVYEQQLQEIDVREPLIQVGGTSLVEGLVEAVSTVLGGIKVIVPENSQYIGAVGAALLVSGLGKK from the coding sequence ATGGTTAAGATAGCCCAATTATCCTGTGGAACAGAATACAGCGGTATTCAAAAGGAAATAGAAAAAGCTGCCGCGACTTTTGATGCGGAAATTGTTATTCCTGAGGCAGATTTAGATTACATTGATGAAGCTTATGAAAAATTCGGGTTTGCCGCTGCAAGTAGCGGTATCAAGCTTATGATAGCAAGGGCAATGTCCCTGGTTGAAGGAAAATCAACCGCAGATGCTGTATTCATTGCAACCTGTTTTAGATGTGCAGAGGGTGCACTGGTTAGAAATGAGCTGAGAAGGCTTATACAGGAGAATACTAACTTACCTGTTGTGACCTACTCATTTACAGAAAAAACCAAAGCTGACGAGCTTTTCATAAGAATGGAAGCACTGACAACAATTGTTGCCAGGAAAAGCCTCCTTGCACGTGAAAAGCAGAACGGTCTCACAATTGGAATAGATTCTGGTTCAACCACCACAAAAGTTACTTTAATGGAAAACAACAAGATAATAGGAACAGGATGGCTCCCAACAACCGACGTTATCCAGTCTGCAGAAGACGGAATGAAAAGCGCCTTTGAGGGAACTGGATATAAATTAGACGATGTTGACGGCATGGGTGTAACTGGATATGGAAGGCTGACCATAGGAAAGCACTACAATGCTGCCTTAATCCAGGAAGAACTCAGTGTAAACTCAAAAGGAGCTGTTTACCTTGCAGACAGTCAAAAAGGTGAAGCTACTGTGTTAGACATTGGTGGTATGGACAACAAGGTTATAACTGTTAACAACGGAATTCCAGATAACTTCACCATGGGGGGAATCTGTGCCGGAGCATCAGGGCGGTTCCTGGAAATAACTTCACGAAGGCTGGGAGTTGATATAAGTGAACTTGGAGCACTGGCTTTAAAAGGAAATTACAAGAATGTCCTTTTAAACAGTTACTGTATGGTATTCGGTATTCAGGATCTGGTTACTTCACTTGCTGCCGGAGGTACCAAAGAAGACGTGGCAGCCGCTGCGTGTTACTCTGTAGCAGAACAAGTTTATGAACAGCAGCTCCAGGAAATTGATGTTCGTGAGCCCCTGATTCAGGTAGGCGGAACATCACTTGTGGAAGGCCTTGTAGAAGCTGTAAGTACAGTTCTTGGAGGTATCAAAGTTATTGTGCCAGAAAATTCACAATACATCGGTGCAGTTGGTGCTGCGCTTCTAGTATCAGGTTTAGGGAAAAAGTAG
- a CDS encoding DUF2111 domain-containing protein codes for MQITSSSNSKEIAPMALAIHHLVNKLPITMRCKNSKGVRIEEGEIVDYNYTGPVLEKVLQNGKLIHETPETGIYEGIPVVVVPIIEKNEVIGALGIVDLTRGIFSDLMQIARRPDLIKSETPKGEFY; via the coding sequence ATGCAGATAACTTCTTCTTCAAATAGTAAAGAGATAGCCCCAATGGCACTCGCTATCCACCATCTTGTGAATAAATTACCCATAACAATGCGCTGTAAAAACTCCAAGGGAGTTAGAATAGAAGAGGGTGAAATTGTAGATTATAATTATACCGGCCCTGTCCTTGAAAAAGTATTACAAAATGGCAAACTTATCCATGAAACACCTGAAACTGGCATTTACGAAGGAATTCCAGTAGTAGTTGTCCCCATAATTGAAAAAAATGAAGTTATCGGTGCATTAGGAATTGTAGACCTAACCCGAGGAATATTCAGTGACCTCATGCAGATAGCAAGGAGACCCGACCTCATAAAATCTGAAACACCCAAAGGTGAGTTTTATTAA
- a CDS encoding class I SAM-dependent methyltransferase: protein MIGLKIPKNMANDVRKILLNHSLLNLDARIKRDNDFVIFPLNEKPDQDMQELIGQKCEIIETAFEKQKKGPRSLKDYLKGKIDDETIDEIRGSFDIIGDVVILEIPDDLEDYKELIGEAALKFTKRKAIFRKTSEIKGIIRTRELEHIAGEDISETVHQEFGCRLMLDVRNVYFSPRLATERKRVADSVKGGEVIVDMFAGVAPFPVLIAKNHDVMVYAIDINPEAYKYAEKNIELNKVQDKVIPILGDVREVLENKDIKADRIIMNLPGSAYEFLDTAVQHIKPGGIIHYYEFSESFEKPIARLKEAAYPRKVEILDKRKVRSRSPGKWHMGIDVRVF, encoded by the coding sequence ATGATAGGTCTAAAAATTCCAAAAAACATGGCAAATGATGTGCGCAAAATTTTATTGAATCATTCACTACTGAACCTTGACGCTAGAATAAAACGTGATAATGATTTTGTTATATTTCCCCTTAACGAAAAGCCAGATCAAGATATGCAGGAGCTAATTGGACAAAAATGTGAAATAATAGAAACTGCATTTGAAAAGCAAAAAAAAGGCCCCCGAAGCCTTAAAGATTACCTAAAAGGTAAAATTGATGATGAAACAATTGATGAAATAAGGGGATCATTTGATATAATTGGTGACGTTGTTATTTTAGAGATACCTGATGATCTGGAAGATTATAAAGAACTAATTGGGGAAGCTGCACTAAAATTTACAAAAAGAAAAGCGATTTTTAGAAAAACGAGCGAGATTAAAGGAATTATAAGGACAAGGGAACTGGAACATATTGCCGGGGAAGATATATCTGAAACTGTTCACCAGGAATTTGGATGCAGGCTAATGCTTGATGTTAGAAATGTATATTTCAGCCCTCGACTGGCAACTGAGAGAAAAAGGGTGGCTGACAGCGTAAAAGGAGGGGAGGTAATAGTGGATATGTTTGCTGGAGTTGCCCCGTTTCCTGTGCTCATTGCAAAAAACCATGATGTGATGGTTTATGCGATTGACATTAACCCTGAAGCCTATAAATATGCAGAGAAAAATATTGAGCTTAATAAAGTCCAGGATAAAGTAATCCCAATCTTAGGGGATGTCAGGGAAGTTCTGGAAAATAAAGATATTAAAGCAGATAGAATAATCATGAATCTTCCTGGAAGTGCATATGAATTTCTGGACACTGCGGTGCAGCATATAAAACCTGGAGGAATCATTCACTACTACGAGTTTTCTGAAAGTTTTGAAAAACCAATTGCGAGACTTAAAGAGGCTGCTTACCCGAGGAAAGTTGAAATTCTCGATAAACGTAAAGTTCGCTCCAGAAGCCCAGGTAAATGGCATATGGGTATCGATGTCAGAGTTTTTTGA